One segment of Arthrobacter sp. MMS18-M83 DNA contains the following:
- a CDS encoding heavy metal translocating P-type ATPase produces MSNQDILHQPGTRIIELDIEGMTCASCVARVERKLGKLDGVEASVNLPLESAQVTVPANVTDQQIVDTVNATGYKAWIRESRPTPPYAHSQPEHAEHHEPTMLGPLETDAWHFGEHAHGAAAEAYGEHNERGPDHSDGAGDSAHELAQGDMRQRASKGGTTEHAKHVSRSERTEHGAAGDHMHHGPAGRQLKPRLIAAAILTVPVFAISMIPAFQFPQWGWVAAVLALPVVTWAAWPFHRAAAINARHFASTMDTLVSIGVLAAYLFSAWQLFANPMMTEHPGMESQGMGGGLYFEVAAVVTTFLLLGRYLEANAKAKAGDALKALLNLGAKVATVLRDGVEHKIPAEQLVAGDVFVVRPGEKIATDGVVTGGASAVDASLITGESVPVEVGPGSQVTGATINTSGRLLVRATRVGSETTLAQMGRLVSQAQTGKAPIARLADRISAVFVPVVLVIAVVTFVLWLVLSGDLNASFTAAVAVLVIACPCALGLATPVGLLTGTGRGAQLGILIKGPQVLEDTRTVDAILLDKTGTVTSGKLAVGHTVALNGHSPADVLSIAGAVEAASEHPIAHAIAAAAKSAVPDAGRLPSVKDFSSAPGGGVRGTVPANGTGSGAERIVVAGRTGWLEQNGIFPDDTQRQALAAEEASGATAIWVAVDGKPAGIVTLRDTVKPGSAAAIARLKELGIRPMLLTGDNAAVAAQVAAAVGIAPENIFAGIPPEGKVDAVRKLQAQGSTVAMAGDGVNDAAALAQADLGIAMGSGTDVAIEASDLTVMGSDLGQLVQAIELSRKTLRTIKTNLFWAFFYNAIGIPVAALGLLNPMIAGAAMAASSVLVVTNSLRLRSFAK; encoded by the coding sequence GTGAGCAATCAGGACATCTTGCACCAGCCAGGTACACGCATCATCGAACTCGACATAGAGGGCATGACGTGCGCATCATGCGTGGCCCGCGTGGAGCGGAAACTGGGCAAGCTCGACGGTGTGGAAGCCTCCGTGAACCTCCCCCTCGAATCCGCCCAGGTAACAGTTCCGGCAAACGTCACGGACCAACAAATCGTGGACACCGTCAACGCCACGGGCTACAAAGCGTGGATCCGCGAATCGAGGCCAACGCCTCCGTACGCCCACTCCCAGCCTGAACACGCGGAACACCACGAACCCACCATGCTCGGCCCGCTCGAGACCGACGCCTGGCACTTTGGCGAACACGCGCACGGTGCCGCCGCCGAGGCTTATGGTGAGCATAACGAACGGGGTCCTGACCACAGCGACGGTGCCGGTGACTCGGCGCACGAGCTCGCGCAGGGAGATATGCGGCAGCGTGCGTCTAAGGGAGGAACGACCGAGCACGCAAAGCATGTGTCCCGGAGCGAGCGGACTGAGCACGGCGCGGCTGGCGACCATATGCATCACGGTCCTGCGGGCCGCCAGCTGAAGCCAAGGCTGATCGCCGCCGCCATACTGACGGTCCCGGTCTTCGCCATTTCGATGATTCCGGCTTTTCAGTTCCCGCAATGGGGATGGGTCGCCGCCGTACTGGCACTTCCGGTCGTCACGTGGGCTGCCTGGCCCTTCCACCGCGCCGCGGCCATCAACGCCCGCCACTTCGCCTCCACCATGGACACCCTTGTCTCCATCGGCGTCCTGGCCGCGTACCTCTTTTCGGCCTGGCAGCTTTTCGCCAACCCGATGATGACGGAACACCCCGGCATGGAATCCCAGGGGATGGGCGGTGGGCTGTACTTCGAAGTTGCCGCCGTCGTCACCACATTCCTGCTCCTTGGTCGCTACCTTGAGGCCAACGCGAAAGCTAAGGCCGGCGATGCACTTAAGGCCCTCCTGAATCTGGGCGCCAAGGTCGCAACGGTGCTGCGAGACGGCGTCGAGCACAAGATCCCGGCCGAGCAACTGGTGGCTGGGGACGTCTTCGTGGTCCGTCCCGGCGAGAAGATTGCCACTGACGGCGTGGTGACGGGCGGCGCATCCGCCGTCGACGCTTCGCTGATCACGGGCGAATCCGTGCCGGTGGAAGTCGGCCCGGGCAGCCAGGTTACTGGTGCCACCATCAACACTTCGGGACGCCTGTTGGTCCGCGCCACGAGAGTCGGTTCCGAGACAACGCTGGCGCAGATGGGGCGTTTGGTTAGCCAAGCGCAGACGGGCAAGGCCCCGATTGCACGGCTCGCCGATCGCATTAGCGCCGTGTTCGTTCCGGTGGTGCTCGTCATCGCCGTCGTTACTTTCGTGTTGTGGCTCGTCCTGAGCGGAGACCTCAATGCCTCGTTCACGGCTGCAGTTGCGGTGCTCGTGATTGCGTGCCCGTGTGCGCTCGGGCTCGCGACACCAGTGGGCCTCCTGACCGGAACCGGTCGCGGTGCACAACTCGGCATCCTCATCAAAGGCCCGCAGGTCCTTGAAGATACGCGCACCGTGGACGCCATTCTGCTGGACAAAACCGGTACTGTTACCAGCGGCAAACTGGCCGTCGGACACACAGTGGCCCTGAATGGCCACTCTCCTGCCGACGTTCTGTCCATCGCGGGTGCTGTCGAGGCAGCTTCGGAGCACCCTATCGCCCACGCCATCGCCGCTGCAGCCAAGTCTGCCGTGCCCGACGCCGGCAGGCTCCCTAGCGTGAAGGACTTCAGTTCCGCCCCGGGCGGGGGCGTTCGCGGGACCGTTCCGGCGAACGGAACCGGAAGCGGAGCGGAGCGTATTGTTGTCGCTGGCAGGACCGGTTGGCTGGAACAAAACGGGATCTTCCCCGACGACACGCAGCGCCAGGCCCTGGCCGCCGAGGAAGCCAGTGGAGCCACCGCCATCTGGGTTGCCGTGGATGGGAAGCCTGCTGGAATCGTCACCCTCAGGGACACCGTCAAACCCGGTTCGGCCGCAGCGATAGCGAGGCTCAAGGAACTTGGAATCCGGCCGATGCTGCTAACAGGAGACAACGCCGCGGTCGCAGCCCAAGTGGCTGCCGCCGTCGGGATCGCCCCGGAAAATATATTCGCGGGCATCCCGCCGGAAGGCAAAGTGGACGCGGTAAGGAAACTACAAGCCCAGGGCTCCACCGTGGCCATGGCCGGGGACGGAGTCAACGATGCAGCGGCCCTCGCGCAAGCCGACCTCGGGATTGCCATGGGCTCGGGCACGGATGTTGCAATCGAAGCTTCGGACCTGACCGTGATGGGTAGCGATCTCGGCCAACTCGTTCAAGCCATCGAGCTATCGCGGAAGACCCTCAGGACCATCAAGACGAACCTGTTCTGGGCGTTCTTCTACAACGCTATCGGCATCCCCGTGGCGGCCCTGGGTTTGCTCAACCCAATGATCGCCGGCGCGGCCATGGCAGCAAGCTCGGTCCTGGTGGTCACGAACTCGCTACGGCTCCGGTCGTTCGCAAAATAG
- a CDS encoding heavy-metal-associated domain-containing protein, whose translation MGHTATIQTNVSVSGMTCGHCVSAVSEEIESLAGVESVEIDLNAGGISTVTITSTQELSPSEIGEAVAEAGYLVVANEA comes from the coding sequence ATGGGCCACACAGCCACCATCCAAACGAACGTCAGCGTTTCCGGCATGACCTGCGGGCACTGCGTGTCAGCCGTTAGCGAGGAAATCGAGTCCTTGGCCGGCGTGGAGAGCGTCGAAATCGATCTGAATGCCGGCGGAATCTCCACGGTCACCATCACCTCCACCCAGGAGTTGTCGCCGTCCGAAATCGGCGAGGCCGTCGCCGAAGCCGGCTACTTGGTAGTCGCCAACGAGGCCTAG
- a CDS encoding carbohydrate ABC transporter permease, with the protein MTAVNVSLRKNRPAPEAPQKFRKGGRRRWGADAGALAIALLVAFPLFWMVLSALKPKTALDAGDAAPFTLEPSFDSFMRVLSVNNFGRYFLNSVIVAVVVVIISTVLAFLASVALTRYEFKMRTKLLIVVLVSQMVPVEALTIPLFFLLRNAGEAIPLVGLNQLGSLVLVHVGFSIPFAIWMLRGFVAAVPVELEEAARLDGASGFRFVRSVLFPLVAPGVVACSVFSFISTWNDFLFAKTFIISAQENQTLPMALLTFFKPDQNDWGAIMAGSVIMTIPVLIFFIAVQRKLVSGLAGAVKG; encoded by the coding sequence GTGACCGCCGTCAACGTTTCACTCCGCAAGAACCGGCCTGCGCCGGAAGCTCCGCAAAAGTTCCGCAAAGGCGGACGACGCCGTTGGGGCGCCGACGCTGGGGCACTCGCCATCGCGCTTCTCGTCGCGTTCCCCCTGTTCTGGATGGTCCTTTCGGCCCTCAAGCCGAAGACAGCACTCGATGCCGGCGACGCGGCACCGTTCACCCTCGAACCGTCGTTCGATTCCTTCATGCGGGTCCTCTCGGTGAACAATTTTGGCCGGTATTTCCTCAACAGTGTGATTGTGGCGGTTGTAGTCGTCATCATTTCGACGGTGCTGGCTTTCCTGGCGTCCGTGGCGCTGACCCGTTACGAATTCAAAATGCGCACCAAGCTCCTGATCGTGGTCCTGGTGTCCCAGATGGTGCCGGTGGAGGCGCTGACGATTCCGCTGTTCTTCCTGCTCCGCAACGCGGGCGAGGCGATACCGCTGGTGGGCCTGAACCAGCTCGGCTCCCTGGTGTTGGTGCACGTCGGGTTCAGCATCCCGTTCGCGATCTGGATGCTTCGTGGCTTTGTGGCAGCCGTGCCGGTGGAGCTTGAGGAAGCAGCGCGTCTGGACGGGGCAAGTGGCTTCCGTTTTGTCCGCTCAGTGCTTTTCCCGCTTGTGGCACCCGGCGTGGTGGCGTGCTCGGTGTTCTCCTTCATCTCAACGTGGAATGACTTCCTGTTCGCGAAGACGTTCATCATTTCCGCCCAGGAGAACCAGACCCTGCCCATGGCATTGTTGACCTTCTTCAAGCCTGACCAGAACGATTGGGGTGCCATTATGGCCGGTTCCGTGATCATGACCATTCCGGTGCTGATCTTCTTCATCGCAGTGCAGCGAAAGCTCGTGTCCGGCCTGGCCGGGGCGGTGAAAGGATGA
- a CDS encoding CGNR zinc finger domain-containing protein, whose product MLFAPDTEVALRSVVNLINTSANGTESLTSVADLNAFLDAEEFTGTRAGTEAELFSVKRLRSQLASLWTSDEDAAAKTVNRLLTDAQALPQLVKHDHWDWHLHATTPEAPLAERMGTEAAMALVDVIRSKEMDRLRVCAADDCDAVVLDLSRNRSKLYCDTGNCANRTHVAAYRARKASGTE is encoded by the coding sequence GTGCTTTTTGCACCTGACACTGAAGTGGCGCTGCGCAGCGTGGTCAATTTGATCAATACGTCCGCCAACGGCACCGAATCCCTCACGAGCGTCGCCGACCTTAACGCTTTCCTGGACGCGGAAGAATTCACCGGGACAAGAGCGGGGACCGAGGCCGAGCTATTCAGCGTGAAGCGCCTGCGGAGCCAGCTCGCTTCCCTGTGGACCTCCGATGAGGATGCGGCCGCAAAGACCGTCAACCGGCTCCTCACCGACGCACAAGCGCTCCCCCAGCTGGTCAAACACGACCATTGGGATTGGCACCTACACGCCACCACTCCGGAAGCGCCCCTCGCTGAACGCATGGGGACGGAAGCTGCCATGGCACTCGTGGACGTGATCCGCAGCAAGGAAATGGACCGCCTACGGGTGTGCGCCGCGGACGATTGCGACGCCGTCGTATTGGATTTGAGCCGCAACCGCTCCAAGCTCTATTGCGACACCGGAAATTGCGCGAACCGCACGCACGTTGCCGCCTATCGGGCCCGGAAAGCGTCAGGTACAGAGTGA
- a CDS encoding DUF2277 domain-containing protein, giving the protein MCRNIHTLHNFEPRATSAEVEAAALQYVRKISGSTKPSKANEEAFAEAVHEIAHITQHLLDSLVTHAPARSRDEEAAKARARAAVRFGTA; this is encoded by the coding sequence ATGTGCCGCAACATCCACACCCTTCATAATTTCGAGCCACGAGCCACCTCGGCGGAGGTGGAAGCTGCAGCCCTTCAGTACGTGCGCAAAATCAGCGGCAGCACCAAGCCGTCCAAGGCGAACGAGGAGGCCTTCGCTGAGGCCGTCCACGAGATCGCGCACATTACCCAGCATCTGCTCGATTCCCTCGTGACCCACGCGCCGGCGCGGAGCCGCGACGAGGAGGCCGCCAAAGCCAGGGCCCGGGCTGCCGTTCGTTTCGGAACGGCCTAG
- a CDS encoding extracellular solute-binding protein — translation MKIARSAAAFALAALALTACAPPTSNNAASSSDDKSGTIRVWLFSEVNQDPKSAVVKAAVSDFEASHSGAKVDVQYIPVDSRAERFKAAFNDPSSAPDVAEFGNTDLASYVASGGLSDMTADIKGWDESKDLDSKILATTDIGGKNYGVPWFVGVRALYYRTDLLKAAGLEVPKTLADVETVARAVRAANPDTLGISVGGAAQFSAMPYLWANGGSIATKKGDTFVSGLDSTESKDGISAYARLLKDDICPPQTCAEFGGNASVQQFIAGKSAMTIGGDFNYKAVAASAVKDKFAVVPVPGKTAGSIAPAFAGGNNLGVFNSSKHHTLAADFVKLLASKKYQQKMFDSMGNLPTFSDVQKTVADSNPQVAPFIKTLAAGTNFVPVTETWSTIDAQGIFSGMYQKIVTGKADVNTASADAAKAMNKVFGSK, via the coding sequence TTGAAAATCGCACGCTCTGCGGCTGCCTTTGCCCTCGCCGCCCTCGCCCTGACGGCCTGCGCCCCGCCCACGTCGAACAACGCCGCGTCATCCTCGGACGACAAGTCTGGCACCATCCGCGTGTGGCTCTTCTCGGAAGTCAATCAGGATCCCAAGTCCGCTGTAGTCAAAGCAGCCGTATCCGATTTCGAAGCCAGCCACAGTGGCGCCAAGGTTGATGTCCAGTACATCCCGGTCGACAGCCGGGCGGAGCGCTTCAAGGCCGCGTTCAACGATCCCTCCAGCGCTCCCGACGTTGCCGAATTCGGCAACACGGACCTCGCCAGCTATGTGGCATCGGGCGGATTGTCCGATATGACCGCTGACATCAAGGGCTGGGACGAGTCCAAGGATCTTGACAGCAAGATCCTTGCCACCACCGACATTGGCGGCAAGAACTACGGCGTGCCCTGGTTCGTGGGTGTCCGCGCCCTCTACTACCGCACCGACCTCCTGAAGGCGGCAGGCCTCGAGGTTCCCAAGACCCTCGCCGACGTCGAAACCGTGGCCCGCGCCGTCCGTGCGGCGAACCCGGACACGCTCGGCATTTCCGTCGGTGGAGCTGCCCAGTTCTCTGCCATGCCCTACCTCTGGGCCAACGGCGGCAGTATTGCCACGAAGAAGGGCGATACCTTTGTCTCCGGCTTGGACTCAACGGAATCCAAGGACGGCATCTCTGCCTACGCCCGGCTCCTCAAGGACGACATCTGCCCGCCGCAGACTTGCGCCGAATTCGGCGGAAACGCCAGCGTCCAGCAGTTCATCGCTGGAAAATCAGCCATGACGATCGGTGGCGACTTCAACTACAAGGCAGTGGCTGCCAGTGCCGTCAAGGACAAATTCGCCGTAGTTCCGGTCCCCGGAAAGACCGCTGGATCGATCGCCCCGGCCTTCGCGGGCGGCAACAACCTTGGCGTCTTCAACAGCAGCAAGCACCACACCCTGGCTGCCGACTTCGTCAAGCTTTTGGCCAGCAAGAAGTACCAGCAAAAGATGTTCGATTCCATGGGCAACCTGCCCACCTTCAGCGATGTGCAAAAGACCGTGGCGGACTCCAACCCGCAGGTCGCGCCTTTCATCAAGACACTCGCCGCCGGCACCAACTTTGTACCTGTGACGGAGACCTGGTCCACGATCGACGCCCAGGGCATCTTCAGCGGCATGTACCAGAAGATCGTCACCGGCAAGGCGGACGTCAATACGGCCAGCGCCGATGCTGCCAAGGCCATGAACAAGGTCTTCGGATCCAAATGA
- a CDS encoding EamA family transporter — protein MSAATTRAGAGGFMASGLGLALFSSAVFGLSGSFAKSLLETGWTPGAAVAIRLSGAALILVIPAVVALRGRWHQLKDNWLTILLFGVIGVAGCQLFYFNAVSKLSVGVALLLEYLAPTMIVLWLWAASRRRPRALTAAGTLLSLGGLVLVLDLTGSVKVDFAGVLWGMAAAVCLVIYFFITAKQNDTLPPIVLASGGLMAGSILIWIAGGTGMLSMTFATADTQLGPWATPWWVSVAGLVILSTVLSYVTGIMAARSLGSKVASFVSLTEVLFAVVWAWLLLSELPGTIQLLGGALIVCGVVLVRVDELRADQRDAAEPGKHWVARELDHANDVEPVPSERVF, from the coding sequence GTGTCAGCTGCAACAACCCGGGCTGGTGCTGGAGGTTTCATGGCATCGGGCCTGGGACTCGCGCTCTTCTCCTCAGCGGTCTTCGGCCTGTCCGGCTCATTTGCCAAGTCCCTGCTGGAAACCGGGTGGACCCCCGGTGCCGCAGTTGCCATTCGGCTGAGCGGTGCCGCGCTCATCTTGGTGATCCCCGCAGTCGTCGCCCTCCGGGGCCGTTGGCACCAACTCAAGGACAACTGGCTCACCATTCTCTTGTTCGGTGTGATTGGCGTTGCGGGATGCCAGCTTTTCTATTTCAACGCAGTGTCCAAGCTGTCCGTCGGGGTCGCGCTACTGCTCGAATACCTCGCCCCCACCATGATCGTGCTGTGGCTGTGGGCAGCGAGCCGACGCCGTCCCCGGGCCCTCACCGCTGCCGGAACGCTGCTCTCCCTTGGCGGACTCGTCCTGGTGCTTGACCTGACCGGCTCCGTGAAGGTGGACTTCGCCGGCGTCCTGTGGGGCATGGCCGCGGCCGTCTGCCTGGTCATTTACTTCTTCATCACAGCCAAGCAGAACGACACGCTTCCGCCGATCGTCCTGGCCTCCGGCGGGCTCATGGCAGGTTCCATCCTGATCTGGATTGCCGGTGGGACCGGAATGCTGTCCATGACTTTCGCCACCGCGGACACCCAACTCGGGCCGTGGGCCACGCCCTGGTGGGTTTCCGTCGCCGGACTGGTCATCCTGTCCACCGTGCTGTCCTACGTCACGGGTATTATGGCGGCCCGCAGTCTCGGATCCAAGGTGGCGTCCTTCGTCTCGCTCACTGAAGTGCTGTTCGCCGTGGTGTGGGCGTGGCTGCTGCTTTCCGAGCTGCCCGGAACCATCCAGCTCTTGGGTGGTGCCCTCATCGTGTGCGGCGTGGTTTTGGTACGCGTTGACGAGCTGCGGGCTGACCAACGTGATGCCGCGGAGCCCGGCAAGCATTGGGTGGCCCGGGAGCTTGACCACGCGAACGACGTCGAGCCGGTTCCTTCCGAGAGGGTCTTCTAG
- a CDS encoding carbohydrate ABC transporter permease, which produces MTALASEKADTTGTHNRKPTTARASRRRSLSKRGLELWLYLAPAFIVLIALLGYPIFQLINVSLYDYRQAQVSGKAPLQFTGLENYQKLVADPEFWSVLGNTVLFAGACVVLTLLVGTSLAVLATRLRPWVRTALFVVSLGAWATPAVTGSAVWLFLFDPTLGLVNKVLVSVGLTQFNGYSWTYDKWSAFGLVASEVVWCSFPFVLVTVYAGIQAISIEVIEAARLDGASMPRIARSIMLPMLRPIVIVVTIQSIIWNFKIFSQIYIMTNGGGIAGQNLVLNVYGYQQAFAASLYGLGSALGVIMTALLMIITLVYLRILKRTGEAL; this is translated from the coding sequence ATGACGGCACTCGCGTCGGAGAAAGCGGACACCACCGGAACGCACAACCGCAAGCCGACGACGGCGCGCGCGTCCCGCCGTCGTTCGCTAAGCAAGCGCGGCCTGGAACTGTGGCTCTACCTGGCTCCGGCTTTCATCGTCCTGATCGCGCTGCTGGGATACCCGATTTTCCAGCTGATAAACGTTTCGTTGTACGACTACCGCCAAGCCCAAGTCAGCGGCAAGGCACCTCTTCAGTTCACGGGCCTGGAGAACTATCAGAAGCTCGTCGCCGATCCTGAGTTCTGGTCTGTTTTAGGCAACACCGTGCTGTTCGCGGGCGCTTGCGTTGTCCTGACTCTGCTGGTGGGAACATCGCTGGCAGTACTGGCTACGCGGCTGCGGCCCTGGGTCCGGACTGCGCTATTCGTGGTCTCGCTCGGTGCTTGGGCCACCCCGGCCGTCACCGGCAGCGCCGTGTGGCTTTTCCTCTTCGACCCCACCCTGGGGCTCGTCAACAAGGTGCTCGTCTCCGTGGGCTTGACGCAGTTCAACGGCTACTCCTGGACCTACGACAAGTGGTCAGCCTTTGGGCTGGTGGCCAGCGAAGTGGTGTGGTGTTCGTTCCCGTTCGTGCTCGTGACGGTCTACGCCGGCATCCAGGCGATCTCCATCGAAGTGATCGAGGCGGCCCGGCTGGACGGTGCTTCCATGCCCCGGATCGCGCGCAGCATCATGCTTCCCATGCTGCGGCCGATTGTTATCGTGGTGACCATCCAGTCGATTATCTGGAACTTCAAGATCTTTTCGCAGATCTACATCATGACCAACGGCGGCGGCATCGCTGGACAGAACCTCGTGCTGAACGTCTACGGCTACCAGCAGGCATTCGCGGCCAGCCTTTACGGGCTCGGTTCGGCCCTCGGTGTCATCATGACCGCCCTGCTGATGATCATCACCCTGGTGTACCTCCGCATCCTTAAGAGAACGGGAGAAGCCCTGTGA
- a CDS encoding metal-sensitive transcriptional regulator: MSNPVDLSIAQPGIEIEDGAHSQHGYSPNKDAYLRRLKRIEGQVRGIARMVEEDKYCIDILTQVSAATKALHAVSLGLVEEHIGHCVVGAASESDPVVRAEQIDIKVKEAADAIGRLLR; this comes from the coding sequence TTGAGCAACCCAGTTGACTTGAGCATTGCGCAGCCCGGCATTGAGATCGAGGACGGGGCGCATTCCCAACACGGTTACTCCCCCAACAAGGACGCCTACCTTCGGCGCCTGAAACGGATCGAGGGCCAAGTACGCGGTATTGCGCGCATGGTCGAAGAGGACAAATACTGCATCGATATCCTCACGCAGGTCTCGGCTGCCACTAAAGCCCTCCACGCCGTGAGCCTCGGGCTCGTGGAGGAACATATTGGGCATTGCGTAGTCGGAGCCGCATCCGAATCAGATCCCGTGGTTCGCGCAGAGCAAATCGACATCAAGGTCAAGGAGGCCGCCGATGCCATCGGGCGCCTGCTGCGGTAA